The following proteins are encoded in a genomic region of Rhinolophus ferrumequinum isolate MPI-CBG mRhiFer1 chromosome 17, mRhiFer1_v1.p, whole genome shotgun sequence:
- the LOC117037142 gene encoding translation initiation factor IF-2-like, whose protein sequence is MLCGYRLNLYLPPAMGNQPINSTLSSINPDTPSKRQLHPRFSSGQGGRKNKCHKNATPSTGLTPFPGVTAWGQNRGSAASGKEKAPGAPEAGQQPNVMSPTMGVTPSPRADGGCRLGIRRDARERGRQGATPTPEPAEGRGQLPGSLAPSREAKKGAPSLLSSGPAGGAALTCLWARAVAAAQPGKGRSAARRPGTRRAKSKEQRARGADGALGPRCRPSGPGWTQRLQAPVADPSVTPVSPRRRRRDSGNRPREEPQPERLGKEAKQGRGHRVGDPLTRKQLWPQWRAMRHLLDTRPARCSRLSRGDLLVAQGAVLLPPGSATASCCWGCAGGSAAGRDRRWGGGPGRPRGGSSGPRCLPSASAPRTKARNVN, encoded by the exons ATGCTCTGTGGCTACAGACTGAATCTGTACCTACCTCCTGCCATGGGAAATCAACCCATCAATAGCACTCTG TCAAGCATTAACCCTGACACTCCTAGCAAGCGTCAGTTACACCCGCGCTTCAGTTCGGgtcaaggaggaagaaaaaacaaatgtcataaaaatgctACGCCCTCCACCGGCCTGACACCGTTCCCTGGGGTGACTGCCTGGGGACAGAACCGAGGGAGTGCCGCGTCTGGGAAGGAGAAGGCGCCCGGGGCACCCGAAGCAGGACAGCAGCCCAATGTAATGTCTCCTACAATGGGAGTAACACCTTCCCCTCGCGCGGATGGAGGGTGCAGGTTAGGAATCAGGCGTGATGCCAGAGAGCGCGGCAGGCAGGGGGCGACCCCGACCCCGGAGCCCGCCGAGGGACGCGGCCAGCTCCCGGGAAGCCTGGCCCCCAGCAGGG AGGCCAAGAAGGGGGCCCCGTCCCTGCTCTCCTCCGGGCCGGCGGGAGGAGCGGCCCTTACCTGCCTCtgggcacgggctgtggctgCGGCGCAGCCCGGGAAGGGCCGGAGCGCGGCTCGCCGGCCGGGAACCCGCCGGGCGAAGAGCAAGGAGCAAAGGGCGAGGGGCGCGGACGGCGCACTCGGTCCCCGGTGCCGGCCAAGCGGGCCGGGCTGGACGCAGCGGCTCCAGGCGCCAGTGGCCGATCCGTCCGTCACGCCGGTGTCCCCTCGGCGCCGCCGCAGAGACAGCGGGAACCGGCCCCGGGAGGAGCCGCAGCCCGAGCGGCTGGGTAAGGAGGCGAAGCAGGGGCGGGGCCACAGGGTCGGCGACCCGCTCACCCGGAAGCAGTTGTGGCCTCAGTGGCGCGCGATGCGGCATCTGCTTGATACCCGCCCGGCGAGGTGCTCCAGGCTCTCCCGCGGTGACCTGCTCGTCGCCCAGGGCGCAGTGCTCCTGCCACCCGGCTCCGCCACTGCGAGCTGCTGCTGGGGCTGCGCCGGAGGGAGCGCTGCGGGGCGCGACCGCCGGTGGGGCGGAGGCCCGGGGCGGCCTAGAGGAGGCTCCTCGGGCCCGCGGTGCCTGCCCAGCGCCTCCGCCCCCAGGACCAAGGCCAGGAATGTGAACTGA